The Malus domestica chromosome 13, GDT2T_hap1 genome includes a window with the following:
- the LOC103453173 gene encoding peroxidase 16-like: protein METRSCILLSAFLIPFLLGTACAQLRTDFYKGTCPNLESIVSSAVKTKFQQTFVTAPATLRLFFHDCFVRGCDASVLIQSPTNQGEKDHPDNLSLAGDGFDTVIKAKAAVDSDPNCKNKVSCADILALATRDVVQLAGGPSYTVELGRRDGRVSTMASVQRRLPSPTFNLDQLNTMFTSHGLSQTDMVALSGAHTLGFSHCSRFSKRIYSFSSKTRIDPTLDPAYALQLRQMCPTRVDPRIAINMDPTTPRAFDNVYFQNLQQGKGLFTSDQILFTDTRTRATVNQFASSNAAFNQAFIQAMTKLGRIGVLTGNQGEIRGDCTRPN, encoded by the exons ATGGAAACTCGTAGTTGCATTCTCCTATCTGCTTTTCTCATCCCTTTCCTTCTTGGAACAGCTTGTGCTCAACTTAGGACAGACTTCTACAAAGGCACGTGTCCAAATCTTGAGTCCATAGTCTCTTCTGCTGTCAAAACCAAGTTCCAGCAGACTTTTGTAACTGCTCCAGCCACTTTGAGGCTCTTCTTCCACGACTGCTTTGTTCGG GGTTGTGATGCTTCAGTGTTGATTCAGTCACCAACTAATCAGGGGGAGAAGGATCACCCCGATAACCTTTCGCTTGCTGGAGATGGATTTGACACTGTGATCAAAGCCAAGGCAGCGGTTGATAGCGATCCTAACTGCAAAAACAAGGTTTCATGTgcagatattcttgctctggctACTAGAGATGTTGTACAGCTG GCTGGGGGACCATCTTATACAGTTGAACTGGGTAGGCGAGATGGAAGGGTATCTACTATGGCTAGTGTTCAGAGACGCCTTCCTTCCCCTACTTTCAATCTAGACCAGCTTAACACCATGTTTACCTCTCATGGTCTCTCCCAGACTGACATGGTTGCATTATCAG GTGCGCACACACTTGGTTTCTCTCATTGCAGCCGGTTTTCCAAGAGAATCTACAGCTTCAGCAGCAAAACCCGTATTGATCCGACACTCGATCCAGCTTATGCATTGCAGCTTCGACAGATGTGTCCAACTCGAGTGGATCCCAGAATTGCCATTAACATGGACCCAACCACACCTCGAGCATTTGACAATGTTTACTTCCAGAATCTTCAGCAAGGAAAGGGTCTGTTCACCTCTGATCAGATACTGTTTACAGATACAAGAACAAGGGCAACCGTCAACCAATTTGCATCAAGTAATGCAGCTTTTAATCAAGCTTTTATACAAGCCATGACTAAGTTAGGCAGAATTGGGGTTCTGACGGGCAATCAAGGCGAGATTCGGGGAGACTGCACTCGCCCAAACTAG